The Chanos chanos chromosome 6, fChaCha1.1, whole genome shotgun sequence genome includes a region encoding these proteins:
- the cul5a gene encoding cullin-5a: MAMSNLLKNKGSLQFEDKWDLMRPIVLKLLRQESVTKQQWFDLFSDVHAVCLWDDKGPAKIHQALKEDILEFIKQAQARVLSHQDDTALLKAYIVEWRKFFTQCDILPKPFCQLEITLMGKQGSNKKSNVEDSIVRKLMLDTWNESIFSNIKNRLQDSAMKLVHAERLGEAFDSQLVIGVRESYVNLCSNPEDKLQIYRDNFEKAYLDSTERFYRTQAPSYLQQNGVQNYMKYADAKLREEEKRALRYLETRRECNSVQALMECCVNALVTSFKETILAECPGMIKRNETDKLHLMFSLMDKVPNGIEPMLKDLEEHIINDGLADMVAAAETITTDSEKYVEQLLTLFNRFSKLVKEAFQDDPRFLTARDKAYKAVVNDATIFKLELPMKQKGVGLKTQPESKCPELLANYCDMLLRKTPLSKKLTSEEIELKLKEVLLVLKYVQNKDVFMRYHKAHLTRRLILDISADSEIEENMVEWLREVGMPADYVNKLARMFQDIKVSEDLNQVFKEMHKHNKLALPADSVNIKILNAGAWSRSSEKVFVSLPTELEDLIPEVEDFYKKNHSGRKLHWHHLMSNGIITFKNEVGQYDLEVTTFQLAVLFAWNQRPREKISFENLKLATELPDAELRRTLWSLVAFPKLKRQVLSYEPQVGSPKDFTDGTLFFVNQEFSLIKNSKVQKRGKINLIGRLQLTTERMREEENEGIVQLRILRTQEAIIQIMKMRKKITNAQLQTELVEILKNMFLPQKKMIKEQIEWLIEHKYIKRDESDINTFIYMA; encoded by the exons AACAAAGGGTCCCTCCAATTTGAGGACAAGTGGGATTTGATGCGCCCAATTGTCCTGAAGTTGCTTCGCCAAGAGTCTGTCACCAAGCAGCAGTGGTTTGATCTGTTCTC AGATGTTCATGCTGTCTGCTTATGGGATGACAAAGGTCCAGCAAAGATCCATCAGGCACTAAAGGAGGACATCTTAGAATTTATCAAGCAAGCTCAGGCG CGAGTCCTTAGTCACCAAGATGACACAGCGCTTCTCAAAGCTTACATCGTGGAGTGGAGGAAGTTTTTCACGCAGTGTGACATCCTCCCCAAACCATTTTGCCAGCTGGAGATCACCTTGATGGGCAAACAGGGCAGTAACAAAAAGTCTAATGTGGAGGACAGTATAGTTCGTAAG TTGATGTTGGACACCTGGAATGAATCAATCTTCTCCAACATCAAGAACAGGTTGCAGGATAGCGCGATGAAATTGGTCCATGCTGAAAGGCTCGGAGAAGCCTTTGACTCTCAGCTGGTCATCGGGGTGCGAGAATCCTATG TgaatctttgttccaaccctgaGGATAAACTGCAGATCTACAGGGATAACTTTGAAAAGGCCTACCTGGACTCCACCGAGAGGTTCTACAGGACGCAGGCTCCCTCCTACTTGCAGCAGAATGGAGTACAGAACTACATGAAATAT GCAGACGCTAAATtaagggaggaggagaaacgTGCACTACGGTATTTAGAGACACGACGTGAATGTAACTCTGTCCAAGca CTTATGGAATGTTGTGTGAATGCTCTAGTGACGTCTTTCAAAGAGACAATCTTGGCAGAGTGTCCAGGCATGATCAAAAGGAATGAAACTGACA AACTGCACTTGATGTTCTCCCTCATGGATAAGGTGCCCAATGGTATAGAGCCCATGCTGAAAGACCTGGAAGAGCATATCATTAATGATGGACTCGCCGATATGGTAGCGGCTGCTGAGACCATCACAACC GACTCTGAGAAGTATGTGGAGCAACTTCTCACTCTGTTCAATCGCTTCAGTAAATTAGTGAAGGAGGCGTTCCAGGACGACCCACGGTTCCTGACTGCCAGAGACAAA gctTACAAAGCAGTGGTGAACGATGCCACAATATTTAAGCTGGAGCTTCCAATGAAACAGAAAGG AGTGGGTCTCAAAACACAGCCGGAGTCAAAGTGTCCAGAGCTGCTGGCCAACTACTGTGACATGTTGCTAAGAAAGACTCCTCTCAGCAAAAAACTCACCTCGGAGGAGATAGAGCTGAAGTTAAAAGAAGTG ttACTGGTACTGAAGTATGTTCAGAATAAGGATGTGTTCATGCGCTATCACAAAGCCCACCTGACAAGGCGTCTTATCCTGGACATCTCGGCCGACAGTGAGATAGAGGAGAACATGGTGGAATGGCTCagg GAGGTGGGTATGCCTGCTGACTATGTGAACAAGCTGGCTAGAATGTTCCAGGACATTAAGGTTTCTGAGGATCTCAACCAAGTCTTCAAggaaatgcacaaacacaacaaacttgCTTTACCAG CCGACTCCGTCAACATTAAGATCCTGAATGCTGGTGCGTGGTCGCGGAGCTCGGAGAAagtctttgtgtctctgccCACTGAGCTAGAGGATCTGATCCCTGAGGTGGAGGACTTTTACAAGAAGAACCACAGTGGCAGGAAGCTCCACTGGCACCACCTTATGTCCAACGGCATT ATCACTTTCAAGAATGAAGTGGGACAGTATGACTTGGAGGTCACGACCTTCCAGTTGGCTGTTCTCTTTGCTTGGAACCAAAGACCTCGCGAAAAGATCAGCTTTGAGAACCTGAAGCTGGCCACCGAGCTGCCTGATGCGGAGCTGAGACGGACGCTCTGG TCGCTTGTTGCCTTCCCAAAGCTCAAACGCCAGGTCCTGTCTTACGAGCCGCAAGTGGGCTCTCCTAAAGACTTCACAGACGGCACATTGTTCTTCGTCAATCAGGAGTTCTCCTTGAT AAAAAACTCCAAGGTCCAGAAGAGGGGGAAGATAAATCTGATTGGTCGCCTACAGCTCACTACAGAGCgaatgagagaagaggaaaatgaaggCATTGTTCAGCTTAGAATATTAAGAACACAG gaGGCTATCATTCAGATTATGAAGATGCGTAAAAAGATAACTAATGCCCAACTGCAGACAGAGCTGGTGGAGATCCTGAAGAACATGTTCCTCCCACAGAAGAAAATGATCAAAGAGCAGATCGAGTGGCTTATCGAACACAAGTACATCAAGAGAGACGAATCAGACATTAACACCTTTATCTACATGGCGTAG
- the nkapd1 gene encoding uncharacterized protein NKAPD1 — MSWVPLGKTLLRNVIRHTDAHNKIQEESEMWKLRDMEKQATSAAPSKHRLKTDKHLSRGHMHCDRYLDESAVSTQTSREEKEARYWTRKLYEFESNDPDRWGHSGFKELYPEEFKTDSEEGCTDEENIQRKLKKCKSSRDSDKRKRSKKSTKKKKKKKEKKKRRTAGSDSESCSSTEDNDKRKQKRKSGKSKRRRKRTDRGKGKTEDSSTNNSDSEESRETGSRTPRKRYKSDTDAPSEPPKKRRKDWKVGNEERSEESSED, encoded by the exons ATGTCCTGGGTTCCTTTGGGTAAGACCCTACTTCGAAATGTAATCCgacacactgatgcacacaACAAG ATTCAAGAGGAGTCTGAGATGTGGAAGCTCCGTGACATGGAAAAACAAGCCACATCTGCTGCGCCCTCAAAGCACAGAttgaaaacagataaacatttgAGCAG GGGCCACATGCATTGTGACAGATACCTGGATGAATCTGCAGTGTCTACTCAAAccagcagagaagagaaagaggcacGCTACTGGACACGAAAGCTGTATGAATTTGAGTCCAATGATCCTGACAG GTGGGGACATAGTGGTTTCAAAGAGCTTTATCCAGAGGAATTTAAAACGGATAG TGAAGAGGGTTGTACTGATGAGGAGAATATTCAGCGCAAGTTGAAAAAGTGCAAAAGCAGCCGTGATTCAGATAAACGGAAACGGTCAAAGAAATCaaccaagaagaaaaaaaagaaaaaggagaagaagaaaagaaggacGGCAGGATCTGACTCCGAGTCCTGTAGCAGCACGGAGGACAATGacaagaggaaacaaaaaagaaaaagtggaaaaagcaagcggaggagaaaaaggacagaTAGGGGGAAGGGGAAAACAGAGGACAGCAGCACAAACAACAGCGAttcagaggagagcagagaaacaggATCAAGAACACCCAGGAAAAGATACAAAAGTGACACCGACGCTCCGTCAGAGCCTCcgaagaaaaggaggaa